The Stackebrandtia nassauensis DSM 44728 genome includes the window GTGCGGCGAGTACACGGTGGCCGCGCTGCTGGACCACATCATGGGCTTTTCCTCGGCTTTCACGTGGATAGCGCGCAAGCAGGACGAGGGGTTGTCCGACGACCCGCCGCACGCGCGCGCCGAGGACCTGGATCCGCGGTGGCGGGAGCTGTTGCCGGGGCGGCTGACGGAACTCGGCGAAGCCTGGCGCGACCCCGCCGCCGACGAGGGGCAGGCGCGGGCCGCGGGTGTGGAACTGCCGCGGTCGGTGTGGCGCCTGGTGGCGCTCAACGAGCTGCTCGTCCACGGTTGGGACCTGGCCACGGCGACCGGTCAGCCGTACCGGACGGATCCGGCGGCGGTGGCCGTGACGGTCGAGTTCATGGGACAGGACGCCGACGACCCCGCTTCGCGCGAGAACAACCCCGCGTTCGGGCCGATCGTGACGGTGCCGGACGACGCCCCGGCCATCGACCGGGCCGTGGGCCTGTCGGGACGCGACCCGGGCTGGAAGCCGTAGTCGTAGCTCCCCGTGAGCCCGAGCCGTCAGGTCAGGTTGTCCGCCTCGGCACCGATGGTGGTGTCGGGGCCGTGTCCGGTGTGGACGACCGTTTCGGGCGGCAGTTCCATCAGCTTGGCCTTGATGGACGCCACCAGCGTGTCCCGGTCGCTGTGGGAACGTCCGGTGGCGCCCGGGCCGCCCTCGAACAGCGTGTCGCCGGTGAACACCGCCCCCAGCTGCGGCGCGTACAGGCACACCGCGCCGGGAGCGTGCCCCGGCGTGTGCAGCACCTCCAAGCGCAGCCCGCCGATGGTGAGGGTCTGACCGTCGCTGAGGTCGGCGTCAGGGGCGCGGTCGGGGTGGGTCTGGTCCCACAGCACCCGGTCGTCGGGGTGCAGCAGGATCGGGACCTCGCCCGACAGCGCCCGGGCCAGCTTGGGGGCCGCGTTGACGTGGTCGTTGTGGGCGTGGGTGCACACGATCGCGCTCACCCGCCGGTCGCCGACCGCCTTGGCGATCGCGCGCGAGTCGTGCGCGGCGTCGATGACCAGCACCTCGGTGTCGGTGCCGATCAGCCAGACGTTGTTGTCGACGTCCCAACTGCCTCCGTCCAGTGTGAACACCCCGGACGTGATGACCTTCTCGACCGTGATCCTCACAGCTCCACCACCGATCGCAGCACCTCGCCGCGGCCCATGCGCGTGAAGGCCGCCTCCACGTCGTCCAGGCCGATCGTCTCGGACACGAACACGTCCAGGTCGAGCCGTCCCTGCCGGTACAGGTCGATCAGCATCGGGAAGTCCCGCGACGGCAGGCAGTCGCCGTACCAGGAGGACTTCAGGGCGCCGCCGCGCGCGAACACGTCCAGCAGCGGCAACTCCAGCCGCATGTCGGGCGTCGGCACTCCGACCAGCACCACCGTGCCCGCCAGGTCGCGCGCGTAGAACGCCTGCTCGTAGGTCTCGGGGCGGCCGACGGCCTCGATGACGACGTCGGCGCCGTTGCCGTCGGTCAGCTCCCGCACCGCCTCGACCACGTCGACACCGTAGGCGTCCACGGTGTGGGTGGCGCCCAGCTGCTTGGCCCAGTCGAGTTTGCGCCGGTCGACGTCGATGGCGATGATGCGGCTCGCGCCCGCCAGCCGGGAACCCGCGACAGCCGCGCTGCCGACGCCGCCGCAGCCGATGACCGCCACCGAGTCGCCGCGGCCGACGTTGCCGGTGTTGACGGCGGCGCCGATTCCGGCCATGACGCCGCAGCCCAGCAGTCCGGCGACCGCCGGGGACGCTTCCGGGTCGACCTTGGTGCACTGTCCCGCGGCGACCAGGGTCTTCTCCGCGAAGGCCCCGATGCCCAGTGCCGGGCTCAGCTCGGTGCCGTCCACAAGGGTCATCTTCTGGGTGGCGTTGTGGGTGTTGAAGCAGTACTGGGACCGGCCCCGGCGGCAGGCCCGGCAGTCGCCGCACACCGCCCGCCAGTTGAGGATCACGAAGTCGCCGGGCGCGACGTCGGTGACGTCCGGCCCGACGGCCTCCACGACGCCGGAAGCCTCGTGGCCCAACAGGAACGGGTATTCGTCGTTGATGCCGCCGTCGCGGTAGTGCACGTCGGTGTGGCACACCCCGCACGCCCGCACCCTCACCAGCGCCTCACCGGGACCGGGATCGGGCACCACAATGGTCTCGATACTCACCTCGGCGTTCTTGGCCGCGGCGATCACTCCGCGCACCTGCTGGGACATGGCACTCACCTCGGGAATTCTCAGGACGGATTTCCGCCCAGCATACGGATCCGGTGCCACCGACGCGATAGTCCGAAGTTGACGAATTGGCGGAAGCGGGGGCGCGGCGGGCAATATGATCGCGACCATGCGAACACGTAACGTCATTTCCGCTGTTGGAGCCGCCGCCCTGTCCGTCGTCCTGCTGGGGGCCTGCGGCGACGGCGACGACGATGCCGGCGACAACGACAAGGACGACTCCACCTCGGCCTCCGCCTCCGGAGACGACGGGGCGGCGTCGCCGGACCCCAATGTGGGCAGTGGCGCCAAGATCGCGGTCGCCGCGATGGACACCGCGGCCGCCGACGTCAAGGGCGGCAAGGTCCTCGACCTGGACCGTGACGACGACAGCGGCGGTCAGCAGTGGGAGACTACCGTCGCGGAGGGCACCAAGGCCGAGTACGAACTGCGGGTCTCGGCCGACGGCACCAAGGTGGAGTCCAACAACAAGGACAACGACCTCGACGAGGACCTCGCGCAGCTCGCCGACGCCAAACTGTCCGCACAGGACGCCGCCAAACGGGCCGCCAAGGACCACCCCGGTGACGTCACCGGGGTCGACTTCGACGTCCCCGACGGCGGCGGCGACCCGACCTGGCAGGTGACCCTGAACGACAACGGCTCGGCCACCGAGTACACGCTCGACGCCGACAGCGGCAAGACGCTCAACTCCGAAGCCGACGACTGAGTCCACGCCGTACCGGCCGGTCCCGCGCGATGCGCGGGACCGACCGTTGTCGCGTCCGGGCCGCGACCTTGCCCGGTTCGGGCCCGCACCCGGCCCGTCGGCGGCATGATGAGCGGCGGGGAGGGACCGCCATGACCGTGCTGACCGAGGCCGTCACCTTGACCGCTCTGCAACTGCGCGACGACGCCGAGGTACTCGACGCGCTGTCGGGCTCCGTGGCCGCCGCCGAGGCCCGCGCACTGCACGGCTACGCCCGGCAGTGCCGCCGCGCCGCCTGCGATCTCGGCCGGGCCGCCTACGCGATGGAGGCCTGCCAGGGCAACCGTCCGGCGGCCCACCGCATCAGCATGCGGCCCCGGCCGGTCACCGAGATCGCCGAGGAACCCGCGGCGGTGATCGCGCGGGTCGCGCACGGCATCCGGCGGGCCTCGCTGCGGCTGACCTCGGTGTTGACCCACCCCGACCTGGCCCGGCAGCTGTGGCGCTCGCCCCGGCGGGCGGTGCACGCGTGGGCGCGGCTGCTGGCGGCGCTCACCGACCCCGGCGGGCTGGGCTATTCGGTGTCGGCGGTGCGCCGCGACGAGCGGCTGCCGCACCGTCCCACCCGGCTGGCCGGCGCCTACAAGACCCCGATGCGGGTCCTGGCCGGGCTGGCCGCCTACGCGGGCACGGTCACCGGACAGGAGAGCCTGGCCGCGCGGGTCGCGGTACTGGCGATGCGGCTGCGGATGGCCGACATCGTCGAAGACCACCCCGAGATGACCGAGTACGAGCCACTGCGGCGGCTCATCGACGCCCTGTTCGACGACCGACAACTGGACGCGGTGCGGGCGTTCCGCCAGATCCAGCGGGACCGGGGCACCGAGACCGCGATCGCGCTGCTGGCACCGGCCTTCACCGAACTGGGCGCCACCCTGGCACTGCTGGACGAGAACCCGTTCAACGACCGCTTCGGCTGGAACGTGCTGGTGGGGGAGCGCGTCACCGTCGAACCGCTGGCGGGCGTCAACCTGGACCGGGTCGCCGGTTTCGACACCGGCGCGGGCCGCGCCGAACTCATGGCCGCCCCACCGGAACTGTCGATCGGCGCGGGCATCGCCGACTACATGGACGCCATCGCCGACCTGGGCACCCGGGGCCTGATCGCGATCCGCGAGACCCGCGGCCCCGACGGCCTCACCCGCTACCTGCTGCTGGCGCCGGGCATGGCGGTCGGCGCCCCGCGTCAGGAGTCACCGCAGGACCTGGTGGGCGCCATCAACAACGTGCTGCGTCCCGACTCGCCCTACACCCGCGCCATCATGAAGGCGCTGCTGCACGCGGGCGTACCCGGCGGCGTCGACCTGGCCCTCGTGGGCCACAGCGAGGGCGGCGCGGCGGCCATGAACCTGGCGGGCAACGCGGGATTCTGCGCCCGCCACACCGTCACCCACGTGATCGCCATCGGCGCGCCCATCGACGCCAAACGCGCGATCGACCGGCGCACCAAGGTGGCGTCCATCGTCAACTCCCACGACTTCGTGCCCACACTGGACGGACTGAACATCCGCTCGATGGGTGGCGAACCGCGCGGCTGGTACATGCGCGAGTACACCGACGACACCCACGAGTTCCCGGCCTGCCACTCGGCCCGCGCCTACGCGAAGAACCTGCGCGTGGACGTCCCGGACGCGGCCACCCACATCGACGCCATGCTCGCCGCCCACCGGGGCGAGCCGGTGCGCACGCTGGTGTACTGCCTCAGCGACGACTGAATCCGGGCTGTCAGTTCGCGATCGCCAGCACCGTGGTGCGGGAGTCCTCCAGCCAGTGCGGTCCCGCCGGGGCGGGGAACCGGGCCGTCTCGCCGCGCACCAGTCGGCGTCGTCCCGAGTAGTCGCTGAGGATCGCGCCGTCGGCGGCCACCGCGACCAGTTCGTCCTCGACGCGCAGCAGCGCCGGGCCGTCGATGTCGGCCGCGATCGCGACCGTGCCGGTTCGCAGGGCCTCCAGGACCGCCGCCACCGTCGGCTCGCCGTCGGGGACCAGGACCCAGGTGGTGGGTTGGCCGAGCGGGCGGTCGCGGCCGGGTTCGTGGAAGTCGGAGCCGCCGATCGCGGTGGTGGCCGTGCCGTTGGCCAGCCACCACGCCAGTGGGCCGCTCCAGGTGCGGTCGCGCCAGGTGCAGTGCCACACCTCGGCCAGCGGGGCGGGGCGGGACAGGTGCTGGCGCCAGGCGCAGTCGACCGCGATGGGGTGGTTGACCGACAGCAGGCCACCGGCGGCCTCGGTGGTCTCGAGCCAGTGTTGGGCCGGACGGCGGAAGTCGATCCACGGCAGCGGCCCGAAGGCGTTGGCGTGCCCGCGTTCGGTGGTCACCTCCTGGCCGGGCAGCAGCAGGACGCCGTGCCGGTCACCGGCGGCGGCCAGGTGCGGGTGGTGGCTGACGGTGTTGTGGTCGGTGACCGCCAGGAAGTCCAGCCCGGCGGACGCCGCCGACGCGGCGAGCGCGTCGAGGCTGAGCGTCCCGTCGGAGTGCTCGGAGTGGGAGTGCAGATCGCCCGCCGCCCAACGCATCCCGGTGGGAGCGGGCAGGTCGCGGCGGGGACGGCGCTCGGTGGCGACCGGCACCCGTTCCTCGACGCGGGTCACCGGATCGGCCGAGGTCGCGATCGTGACGGTGTACTCCAGCGGTTGCGGCACCCGGTGCAGACCGAGCACCACATTCCACTGTCCGGTTTCGAGTTCGCCCGGCAGGTAGCCGGGGGTCGCGGCCGACTCGCCGATCTCACAGCGGTCGCGGGCGCCGCCCGACCAGCCCCGAAAGCCTTCCGCGCCAAAGCAACCCAGGTCCAGCACGCCGCCCGCGCGCGGGTACTCCAGCCGCACCCGCACCGCGTTCGTCCCGGTGGGCACCTCGAACGGCAGGTACCGGTAGAAGCCCTCGGCCCGATCGCCGGGCGTCCAGACACCGGTCAGTGTGGTCTCGGCCGCCATCGCAGTTCCCCGTTTCCTGGCCGTCAGCCGCCGTTGATGAGGGTGCCGTCGCCGTCGCGGTAGACCAGCAGCCGTCCCGGGACCGGTTTCAGGTGCACCCTCTGGCCCGGTGTGGGTTCGTCCTCTTCGGGCACCGTCGCGCCGACGTTCAGTTCGCCGCAGGCCACCGTCACCAGTGTCGAGGTCCCCAGGTTCTCCAGGATGGACACTTCGCCGGTCAGCCCGGGGCCCTCGCCCACGGTCAGCTCCAGGTACTCCGGCCGCACGCCGACGACGACCTTGTCGCCCTCGCCGACCTGCGGCGCCACCGGTTCCGGCAGCGCCAGCCTGTCGTCGCCAATCACCAGTTCGCCGTCGGTGACGGTGCCCGGCAACAGGTTCATCGGGGTCGAGCCGATGAAGTTGGCCACGAAGGTGTCGGCCGGGCGCGAGAACACCTCGCGCGGGGTGCCCAGCTGCCGGATCTGGCCCGCGTCCATGACCGCGATCCGATCCGCCAACGCCAGCGCCTCGGCCTGGTCGTGGGTGACGAAGACCGTGGTGACGCCGAGCTCGCGCTGGAGCTTCTTCAGGAACGTGCGCGCCTCCAGCCGCAGCCGGGCGTCCAGGTTCGACAGTGGCTCGTCGAACAGGAACACCTGCGGGTGGCAGGCCACCGCCCGCGCCAGCGCGACCCGCTGCTGCTGCCCGCCCGACAGCGCGCCGGGCTTGCGGTCCAGCAGTTTCGCCAGCCCCAGCTGACCGGAGACCTCGTCGACCTTGGCGTAGCGTTCGGCCTTGGGACGGCCCTTGATCTTGAGCGGGTAGGCGATGTTGTCGGCCACCGACATGTGCGGGAACAGCGCGTAGTCCTGGAACACCATCGCCACCTCGCGGGAGCCGGGCGGCTTGCGGGTCACGTCGCGCTCCCCGATGGACAGTGTCCCCTTGGTGGCGTCCTCCAGGCCCGCGATGGTGCGCAGCAGCGTGGTCTTGCCGCAGCCGGACGGGCCCAAGAGCGCGAAGAACTCGCCGTCGGCGATGGACAGGTTCAGGTCGTCCAGGGCCTTCACCCCACCGGGGTACACCTTGGTCACGGCCGTCAGATCGATACCGGACATCAGCTCTTGATACCTCCGTGGAAGCGGAAACCGTAGCGGCGTGCGACGAACAGGTACAGCACCACGACCGGCAGCGAGTACACCAGCGAGAACGCGCCCAAAAGCGCCAGGTTGGGTTGACCGGCCTCGGTGTACATGGTCTGCATGAGCACCGCGCCGGGTTGTTTCTCAGGGTCGCGCAACAGGATGAACGGGACGAGGAAGTTGCCCCACACGTTGACCACCGACCACACGGTGATGGTGGCCAGGCCGGGCGCGATGAGCGGCGCGACGACGTCCTTGAGGGTGCGCAGCGGCGAGGCGCCGAACACCCGGGCCGACTCCTCATAGGACTTCGGGATGGTGTCGATGAAGTCCTTGAGCATGAAGATCGCCGCGGGCAGCAGTCCGCCCGCCATCACCAGCATCACCGCGAACCGCGAGTCGATGCCCAGCGACGGGTGCACCCCGGCGCCGATCTCGGAGATCAGCAGGTACAGCGGCACCATCGCCGCCGTCCCGGTGACCACACTCGACAACAGCAGCAGGATGTACAGCAGCGCGTCCCGCCCCGGTATCCGCACCCGCGACAGCGCGTAGGACGCCAGCGCCGCGCCGACGACCACGAAGACCGTGGTCCCGGCCGCCAGCAGGATCGAGTTCACCAGCGACGACATGGCGTAGCGGTTGTTGGCCAGGGTGGCGAAGTTGGACAGCGTGAACTCCGGGAAGCCCACGGCGAAGCCGGGACTGGAGTCGAAGGGCGCCGAGATCAGCCACAGCAGCGGCAGCGCGAAGAACACCGCGATCAGACAGCTGGCGACGTAGAAGCCGATGCGGGCGGCGACCTTGCGGGCCACCTGCCGCGCCTCGTCGTGACCGGCGGCGGGTTTGGTCGTCATTTCGGGTTCCTCCGCCGCAGCATCCGCAGGTACACCAGCGCCAGCACCACGTTGGCCAACAGGATCAACAGCGAGATCGCACCGCTGTAACCCAGCTGGCCGTCCAGAAGGCCGGTCTTGTACACGTACACCGCCGCGATCTCGGTGTCGTCACCCGGACCGCCCGCCGTCAACAGGAACGGCGTGAAGTCGTTGAACGTCCACAGTGTGATCAGCAGCGTGTTGGTGAGGATGTGGCCGCGGATGTGCGGGAACACCACGTCCCGCAGCGTCTGCGCGTTGGAGGCACCGGCCAGCCGCGCGGTCTCCACATGCGAGGGCGGGACCGCCGACAGCGCCGCGCCGTACAGCATCATCGAGAACGCCGTGCCGCGCCAGATATTGAAGATCACAATGGACGCCAGCGGGTACTCCACCAGCCAGGCCAGCCCCGGCGTGTTCAGCACCGCGTTGACGGTGCCGCCGTCGCGGTCCAGCATCGCGATCCACAGGAACGCCACCACCGAACTGGGCAGGATCCACGCCAGCAGCACCAGCGTCTCCACGGTGCGCCGCAGCCAGCCGGAGACGTTGCGCAGCGACCAGGCCAGCGCGAAACCGAGCCCGTTCTGCCCCAGCACCGCCGACAGGCCCACGAACAGCAGCGTCAGCCACAGCGAGTGGTAGAACGCCGGATCACCGAGCACCTTGGTGACGTTGTCGATCCCGACGAAGTCGGGACTGACGTGGTTCTCGCCGCTGCGCTCGTAGTTCGTCGCCCCGATGTAGAGCGTCCACAATGCGGGGAACAGCAGGAACACGCCGATGAGCAGCAGCGCCGGAGCCACGAACCCGATGGCCCGCAACCGCCCCAGCCCGACCACGTCGGTGTCGGCCTTGGCCTTGGGGGTGCCGACCGCCGAGACACCCGCGTGGCTGGGCGCCTCGACGGCCGGACCGTCAGCTTCCGGAGACTTTGTCTGCACCGACGATGTCCTCAAGAGCCTTCTGGTATTCCTTGGCCGCCTCGGCCGCGGACTTGCCCTCGACGACCGCGTAGGTCGCCTTCTGCAACGCCTCCGAGACCTTCACGTACTTGCCGTCGGAGGGACGGAACCGGGTCACCGGCACCACGTCCTCGGCGATGAAGGACAACAGCGGGTCGTCGGCCAGGATGTCGGAGTTGACGTCCTCGCGCTGGGTGATGCGCGGCGTGTCGCCGACCTCTTCCTTCACGGCCTTGGCCGAGCCCATGAACTGCATCAGTTCCCACGCCTGCTGCGGGTACTTGGTGTTGGGGTTGATCACCTGGGTGCCGCCGCCGGACATCGACACGAAGTCCTGACCGTCCACACCCGAACCGGGTTTCATCGACGGGATCTTGGCGAACCCGACATCGGAGTCGCGGTTCTTCATCGGGGCGACGCTGGAACCGGGCGAGACGACGTCACGCCAGAAGTAGTCGCCCTCCATCATGATCCCGACCTTGTCCTTGGAGAACCGCTCCTGGGCCTTCTGCCGACCCTGCGCCTCCTTCTGCAGCGTCGCGTCGCCCAGGCCGCCCTGGTAGGTGTCCTCGTAGACGCCCAGGACGTCGCGGATGGCGTCGGTGTCGCCCTGCCACTTGCCGTCCTGGAAGATCTCGTTGCCGGTGCCCGCCAGCAGCGGCAGGAACGCCTCCATCGTGGTGGACTCGCCCATCGCGGTGCCCGCGTTGATCTGCAACGGGGTCACGCCCTTGGCCTTCTTCTTGATCTTCTCGGCCGCGTCGATGATGTCGGCCCAGCTCTTCGGCTGCCAGTCACCCGGCAGTCCCGCCTTCTTGAACACGTTCTTGTTGTAGAACACGACCCGTCCGTCGGTGCCCTTCGGCACGCCGTACTTGTCGCCCTTGTAGGTGCCGTTGGCCTCGACGTTGTCGGGGATCTGCTTCCAGCCGTCCCACTTCTCCATGCTGTCGGCGCCGACGACCTTCTCCAGCGGCAGGATGTACTCCGACTCGGCGAACTCGCCCACCCAGATGCCGTCGATGTCGATGACGTCGGCGCCCTTGCCCGAGTCCAGGTCGAGCCCGATCTTGGACTTGTACTTGGCGTCGTCGACGCCCTGCGGCTCGAACTTCACCTTCGCGGTGATGCCCTTCTTCTTCTGGGCCTTCTCGAACTGCGGGATTACCCACTCCTCGATCCACTTGGCGCCGATCGCGTTCTTGCCGTCGGCGATGGCGTTGGAGGTGATCGTGAGCGTGTACTCCTTGGCGTCGGCGTTCTTGTTCGGGTCGGTCGCGGCGTCGTTTCCGCCGCCCAGACACCCGGCGGCCAGCACGCCGACCAGGCCGAAGCTGGTGGCGGCCGAGACCGCGCGAGCAACCGGTTGCCGATAGCCGGACGCGGGCTTCTTGTGTCGCATGGGAGATCCTTCAATCACGAGAAGTGCGCGCACGGCGGCGGGGAGCGTGTGGTGCGCGATCTTGAGAACCCAGACATTATTCACGGCGGGCGATACCGCGTCAACAGCTCGACGTCGCGCTCGGGGGGATTGAAACGAGCCGGCGTGGAGCGACAGCCGCAGCCTGTGTTGGGCAGGCCGGGCGCTCTACCGTGTTGGGTGTGTCATGCACGGGAGCGCACTCCACGCCGGCTCGGTATTGGGTTGCCAGGGTGTTGAAAAGATGTCGAACTAACAGCATGCCCCGGACTTCCCGTGGGCGCAAGCGATTTGTCCGGGCAAACACGTTGTGGCACATAACATCTTGATCTCACACTAGCCGTCGATGAGGATGGTGGCCATGGGACACGTCTATGAGGAGATAAACGAGCGGCTGGCCGCGTTCATCGACGAGCAGCCGATGTTCTTCGTGGGCACCGCTCCCAGCGGCGACTCCGGCCACGTCAACGTCTCGCCCAAGGGCATGGCGGGCACCTTCAAGATCCTCGGACCGCACCGGGTCGCCTACCTCGACTGGGGCGGCAGCGGCGTCGAGGGCACCGCCCACATGCGCCAGAACGGCCGGGTGTGCGTGATGTTCTGCTCCTTCGGACGCAGCCCCAAGATCCTGCGGCTGCACGGCACCGGCACCCCGGTGCTGCGCGGCGAGCCCCGGTTCGCCGAACTGCTGGCCCGTTTCGACGCCGCGCCGGACGTCCACGGGGTGCGCGGCGTCATCGAGGTGGACGTGACCCGGGTGTCGGACTCCTGCGGCTACGGCGTCCCGTACATGGAGCTCAAGGGCGACCGGACCATGCTCGTCGACGTCAACGAACGCCGCAGCGACGCCGACATCGCCAAACGACGGCTGGAGACCAACACGCTCAGCCTCGACGGCCTGCCGGGCGTGGCGGGCACCGCCGCCGAGGCCCGTTACCGCCGCAAGCTGGAGGCCGACCACTAGGTGCCGCCGCGGTATGGACGGCGGCGGATAAGCTCGATTCCATGACTGTTCGCGCTGCCCTGAAACCGGGTGTCCAAACTCCGCGTCGCGAGGTACCGGCGCACATCGTCAAGCCCGAGTACGTCGGCAAACCCAAACCGCAGCCGTTCACCGGCTCGCACGTCAAGGACGCCGACACCATCGAGCGGATGCGCATCGCGGGCAGGCTGGCGGCCGATTCGCTGGTCGAGGTCGGCAAGCAGATCAAGCCGGGCGTCACCACCGACGAGCTGGACAAGTTCGTGCACGAGTACCTGTGCGACCACGGCGCCTACCCGTCCACCCTGGGCTACAAGGGCTTCTGGAAGTCCTGCTGCACCTCGCTCAACGAGGTGATCTGCCACGGCATCCCCGACTCGACCGTCGTCGAGGACGGCGACATCGTCAACGTCGACATCACCGCCTACATCAACGGCGTGCACGGCGACAACAACGCCACCTTCCTGGTCGGCGACGTCGACGAAGAGGTCCGCACCCTTGTGGAGCGGACCTACGAGGCGACGATGCGCGGCATCAAGGCCGTCGCGCCCGGGCGTGAGATCAATGTGATCGGACGCGTCATCGAGGCCTACGCCAAGCGTTTCGACTACGGCGTCGTGCGTGACTTCACCGGCCACGGCATCGGCGAGTCGTTCCACTCCGGACTCCACATTCTGCACTACGACAACCCCAAGCAGAAGACCATCATGGAGCCCGGCATGACCTTCACGATCGAGCCGATGATCAACCTGGGCACCTACCGGCACGACATGTGGGCCGACGGCTGGACGGCCGTCACCAAGGACCGCAAGTGGTCGGCCCAGTTCGAGCACATGATCGTGGTGACCGAGACCGGCCACGAGATCCTCACCATGCCGACCTCGGGCCCCTCGGCGGGCACTCCCGAGAAGTACCGCTAGCCAACCCGAACGTGAAGAAAGCCCCGCGCCGCGGCTGACCCCTCGCGACGCGGGGCTTTCGCTTGTTTCCGTGTCATTCCCGTCGTTCGCTGGGCAGCCGGGATCGGGTCAGCAGTCCGGCGCCGAGCATCGCGATGGCCGGTACGGCCACCAGCGCGATCAGGATGTGGTTCCAGGGTGGCATCGGGGAGAACAGGTGCTCGCGCGGGTAGACGTCGTCGAGCTGCGCGTTGAGCGCCGACATCACCACCCAGCAGGCACCGACCCCGGCGGCCACGCCCAGGACGGTGCCCAGGATCGAGATGACCCCGGCCTGGCACAGGCTGAGTTTGCGGCGGATCGACGGGGAGGCCCCGATCGCCCCCAGGGTGGTCAGGTCGGCGCGGGCCTCGGCGGCGGTCAGCGCGGTGGCCACGGCGGTGGCCGCCAGCGCCAGCGCCGAGCTGAGGATCGCCAGCAGCGTCAGGATCAGCCGCATCATCTGCGGCGGGGCGGGTTCCTTGACGACGTTGGCCAGCACCAGCGGTTGCCCGTCCTCGGCCGAGGAGCCCGCGGTCTCGCCGTTGATGCCCTTGTCGGACAGCGCCTGGATGAACGCCTCCTCCTCGGCGACGGTCGGCATCCGGTCGGTGGCGCCGAAGACCTCCATGGTGTCGCCCTCGATCAGGTTCAGCTTTTTGGCCGCCTGCGGGCTGACCAGCAGCTGCTCCCGGTTGTGGCTGCCGGTGTCGAGGGCGTGGGCGGGC containing:
- a CDS encoding MBL fold metallo-hydrolase, whose translation is MRITVEKVITSGVFTLDGGSWDVDNNVWLIGTDTEVLVIDAAHDSRAIAKAVGDRRVSAIVCTHAHNDHVNAAPKLARALSGEVPILLHPDDRVLWDQTHPDRAPDADLSDGQTLTIGGLRLEVLHTPGHAPGAVCLYAPQLGAVFTGDTLFEGGPGATGRSHSDRDTLVASIKAKLMELPPETVVHTGHGPDTTIGAEADNLT
- a CDS encoding ABC transporter ATP-binding protein, giving the protein MSGIDLTAVTKVYPGGVKALDDLNLSIADGEFFALLGPSGCGKTTLLRTIAGLEDATKGTLSIGERDVTRKPPGSREVAMVFQDYALFPHMSVADNIAYPLKIKGRPKAERYAKVDEVSGQLGLAKLLDRKPGALSGGQQQRVALARAVACHPQVFLFDEPLSNLDARLRLEARTFLKKLQRELGVTTVFVTHDQAEALALADRIAVMDAGQIRQLGTPREVFSRPADTFVANFIGSTPMNLLPGTVTDGELVIGDDRLALPEPVAPQVGEGDKVVVGVRPEYLELTVGEGPGLTGEVSILENLGTSTLVTVACGELNVGATVPEEDEPTPGQRVHLKPVPGRLLVYRDGDGTLINGG
- a CDS encoding TIGR03086 family metal-binding protein → MSIDLTASTQHVAALLSGVRDEHLTAPTPCGEYTVAALLDHIMGFSSAFTWIARKQDEGLSDDPPHARAEDLDPRWRELLPGRLTELGEAWRDPAADEGQARAAGVELPRSVWRLVALNELLVHGWDLATATGQPYRTDPAAVAVTVEFMGQDADDPASRENNPAFGPIVTVPDDAPAIDRAVGLSGRDPGWKP
- a CDS encoding carbohydrate ABC transporter permease, whose amino-acid sequence is MQTKSPEADGPAVEAPSHAGVSAVGTPKAKADTDVVGLGRLRAIGFVAPALLLIGVFLLFPALWTLYIGATNYERSGENHVSPDFVGIDNVTKVLGDPAFYHSLWLTLLFVGLSAVLGQNGLGFALAWSLRNVSGWLRRTVETLVLLAWILPSSVVAFLWIAMLDRDGGTVNAVLNTPGLAWLVEYPLASIVIFNIWRGTAFSMMLYGAALSAVPPSHVETARLAGASNAQTLRDVVFPHIRGHILTNTLLITLWTFNDFTPFLLTAGGPGDDTEIAAVYVYKTGLLDGQLGYSGAISLLILLANVVLALVYLRMLRRRNPK
- a CDS encoding S-(hydroxymethyl)mycothiol dehydrogenase; translated protein: MSQQVRGVIAAAKNAEVSIETIVVPDPGPGEALVRVRACGVCHTDVHYRDGGINDEYPFLLGHEASGVVEAVGPDVTDVAPGDFVILNWRAVCGDCRACRRGRSQYCFNTHNATQKMTLVDGTELSPALGIGAFAEKTLVAAGQCTKVDPEASPAVAGLLGCGVMAGIGAAVNTGNVGRGDSVAVIGCGGVGSAAVAGSRLAGASRIIAIDVDRRKLDWAKQLGATHTVDAYGVDVVEAVRELTDGNGADVVIEAVGRPETYEQAFYARDLAGTVVLVGVPTPDMRLELPLLDVFARGGALKSSWYGDCLPSRDFPMLIDLYRQGRLDLDVFVSETIGLDDVEAAFTRMGRGEVLRSVVEL
- a CDS encoding carbohydrate ABC transporter permease — encoded protein: MTTKPAAGHDEARQVARKVAARIGFYVASCLIAVFFALPLLWLISAPFDSSPGFAVGFPEFTLSNFATLANNRYAMSSLVNSILLAAGTTVFVVVGAALASYALSRVRIPGRDALLYILLLLSSVVTGTAAMVPLYLLISEIGAGVHPSLGIDSRFAVMLVMAGGLLPAAIFMLKDFIDTIPKSYEESARVFGASPLRTLKDVVAPLIAPGLATITVWSVVNVWGNFLVPFILLRDPEKQPGAVLMQTMYTEAGQPNLALLGAFSLVYSLPVVVLYLFVARRYGFRFHGGIKS
- a CDS encoding CehA/McbA family metallohydrolase, which encodes MAAETTLTGVWTPGDRAEGFYRYLPFEVPTGTNAVRVRLEYPRAGGVLDLGCFGAEGFRGWSGGARDRCEIGESAATPGYLPGELETGQWNVVLGLHRVPQPLEYTVTIATSADPVTRVEERVPVATERRPRRDLPAPTGMRWAAGDLHSHSEHSDGTLSLDALAASAASAGLDFLAVTDHNTVSHHPHLAAAGDRHGVLLLPGQEVTTERGHANAFGPLPWIDFRRPAQHWLETTEAAGGLLSVNHPIAVDCAWRQHLSRPAPLAEVWHCTWRDRTWSGPLAWWLANGTATTAIGGSDFHEPGRDRPLGQPTTWVLVPDGEPTVAAVLEALRTGTVAIAADIDGPALLRVEDELVAVAADGAILSDYSGRRRLVRGETARFPAPAGPHWLEDSRTTVLAIAN
- a CDS encoding PepSY domain-containing protein produces the protein MRTRNVISAVGAAALSVVLLGACGDGDDDAGDNDKDDSTSASASGDDGAASPDPNVGSGAKIAVAAMDTAAADVKGGKVLDLDRDDDSGGQQWETTVAEGTKAEYELRVSADGTKVESNNKDNDLDEDLAQLADAKLSAQDAAKRAAKDHPGDVTGVDFDVPDGGGDPTWQVTLNDNGSATEYTLDADSGKTLNSEADD